In Fuerstiella sp., the following are encoded in one genomic region:
- a CDS encoding biopolymer transporter ExbD: MTLRTQSLEEPSLNLTPMIDIVFLLIIFFMVGTKFSEIEHQFEIDPVVATHVAPMSRAPDPIVVTVTRSGRMSIDNKELTRSRLLERLKAAKENYAQQVVMIRGDREAAYQSIIDAMDTCHQAQITGISLPYKPVQGD; encoded by the coding sequence ATGACGTTACGAACCCAGTCACTTGAAGAACCGAGTCTCAATCTCACGCCGATGATTGACATCGTATTTTTGCTCATCATTTTTTTTATGGTGGGAACAAAATTCAGTGAAATTGAGCATCAGTTTGAAATCGACCCGGTTGTTGCCACTCATGTTGCACCAATGTCGCGGGCGCCTGATCCCATTGTAGTGACGGTGACTCGCAGCGGCCGGATGTCGATCGACAACAAAGAGTTGACACGGTCCCGGTTGCTGGAGCGACTGAAGGCTGCCAAAGAAAACTACGCGCAGCAGGTTGTAATGATCCGGGGTGACCGCGAAGCAGCGTACCAGTCCATCATCGATGCGATGGATACCTGCCATCAGGCGCAAATCACTGGAATTTCACTTCCCTACAAGCCGGTCCAGGGTGATTGA
- a CDS encoding DUF255 domain-containing protein: MKKLQNAAWFTCTICMMGLIIRTGPGAVADELLTMPNRLAQENSPYLLLHAHNPVDWYPWGPEALEKAKTEDKLIFLSVGYSSCYWCHVMERKVFSDKRIAKYLNDHFICIKVDREERPDIDEIYMTSLLVYQQLSGNRAGGGWPLSLFLTPAGDPVVGATYLPPEDQPNGRTGFLTAATRMLAAWTEQRENVERTSRLISREVRRLSMPAVSKASSVDSSVVQTAVTAVEALYDSEWGGVDLRDGNVQGPRFPNVPRLLLLMSVIEQPGVLEDWPAESTERLLNIVRHSFSQMAYGGIRDHLAGGFHRYSTDRRWLIPHFEKMLYDQAQLLEGYVIAGRVTGDSFFKEVAAEIADFVCDELMTPEGAFCSALDAETNGVEGEYYVWNQLEIDQLLSASDAMLFRTAYGAGRSGSFEHGHILHLPLTPDELSRKLKIPVAQLKARLSSIRKSLLNARNKRERPLLDDKILTAWNAMMIRSLAISGHQLDRPSDIAAAERAARFLLQNLLQEDGSLLRSFRNGEANHAAYLDDYAYLVSALITLHDTTGDEIWLQSARELNQRQLDLFYDDAKCLFYFTAYDQQRLIARTSSPFDSVFPSGNSVAIRNLMRLSDGSQQLTERVQQTLLRFVPVIEKSPSSCSGLALAVHEWLIGDEKRAAADIDRRLEEQLPLVVRNLDRRFLPVKAVSGDETAVESQTVFRPVLIPEPTRKSKAPKRVTAKIYPLYNKLPRGEVCPVAIELNVQKGWHINASRPSPDFLIPTEVTLRTNPKAKVRITRIKYPKHKLHRIKDEPEPYHVYDGKVMIYCLLETDASERRDKTTLKFHIRYQACNDRQCEKPVTEVMTGTLALADPGDDIKTIHRNRFPQANKDRSFRDEKE; encoded by the coding sequence ATGAAAAAATTACAGAATGCAGCGTGGTTCACGTGCACCATTTGCATGATGGGGTTGATTATCCGGACCGGTCCTGGTGCGGTGGCGGACGAGTTGCTGACTATGCCCAACCGCCTGGCCCAGGAGAACAGTCCGTATTTGCTGCTTCACGCTCATAATCCTGTGGACTGGTATCCCTGGGGGCCGGAGGCTCTTGAGAAGGCAAAGACAGAAGACAAACTCATCTTTCTGTCTGTTGGCTACAGCAGTTGTTACTGGTGCCATGTGATGGAACGAAAAGTTTTCAGTGACAAAAGAATTGCAAAGTACCTGAATGATCATTTCATCTGCATCAAGGTCGATCGTGAAGAACGTCCGGATATTGACGAGATCTACATGACGAGCCTGCTGGTCTACCAACAGCTAAGTGGTAACCGCGCCGGCGGTGGCTGGCCGCTTTCACTGTTTCTGACTCCTGCGGGGGATCCGGTCGTTGGTGCAACCTACCTGCCTCCGGAAGATCAACCCAACGGTCGCACCGGATTCCTCACAGCTGCAACACGTATGCTGGCGGCATGGACGGAACAGCGTGAAAACGTTGAACGGACATCCCGGTTGATCTCGCGCGAAGTCCGCCGGCTGTCAATGCCTGCTGTCTCAAAGGCATCGAGTGTTGATTCTTCGGTTGTTCAGACAGCGGTGACAGCTGTGGAGGCACTGTATGACTCTGAATGGGGTGGAGTGGACCTGCGCGACGGTAACGTGCAGGGACCCCGTTTTCCGAATGTGCCAAGACTGCTGTTGTTGATGTCAGTGATTGAGCAGCCTGGAGTCTTGGAAGACTGGCCCGCCGAGTCGACGGAACGGCTGTTAAACATTGTACGGCATTCGTTTTCACAAATGGCATACGGCGGAATACGTGATCATCTGGCCGGGGGATTCCATCGGTACAGTACTGATCGCCGTTGGCTTATTCCTCATTTTGAAAAAATGCTCTATGACCAGGCGCAGTTACTGGAGGGTTATGTCATTGCCGGTCGGGTGACAGGAGATTCGTTCTTCAAAGAAGTGGCAGCTGAAATCGCTGACTTCGTCTGCGACGAACTGATGACACCGGAAGGCGCGTTTTGTTCAGCGCTCGATGCCGAAACGAACGGGGTTGAAGGCGAATACTATGTCTGGAATCAACTGGAGATCGATCAGTTACTGTCAGCGAGTGATGCGATGCTGTTCAGGACAGCATACGGAGCCGGTCGTTCCGGTTCATTTGAACATGGGCACATACTGCATCTTCCGTTAACACCGGACGAGTTAAGCCGTAAACTGAAAATTCCCGTTGCGCAACTGAAAGCCAGACTGTCTTCAATTCGAAAATCGCTGCTCAATGCGCGCAACAAACGTGAACGTCCACTGCTGGACGACAAGATACTGACAGCATGGAATGCGATGATGATCCGCTCACTGGCCATCAGCGGCCATCAGCTGGATCGTCCTTCCGATATTGCCGCAGCTGAACGGGCGGCCCGTTTTTTACTGCAGAACCTGCTGCAGGAAGACGGCAGTCTGCTTCGTTCATTCCGAAACGGTGAAGCGAATCATGCTGCGTATCTCGATGATTATGCTTATCTGGTCTCAGCACTAATCACTTTGCATGATACCACCGGCGACGAAATATGGCTGCAATCTGCCAGGGAACTGAATCAGCGGCAGCTGGATCTGTTTTATGATGACGCTAAGTGTCTCTTCTATTTTACCGCTTATGATCAGCAGCGTCTGATTGCCCGGACCAGTTCTCCCTTTGATTCCGTATTTCCTTCGGGCAACAGCGTAGCGATTCGTAATCTGATGCGTCTCTCCGACGGCTCGCAGCAATTGACAGAACGAGTACAGCAGACGCTGTTGAGATTCGTCCCGGTCATTGAGAAATCACCATCGTCCTGCAGTGGACTGGCTCTGGCCGTTCATGAATGGCTGATTGGTGATGAGAAACGCGCTGCAGCGGACATTGACCGACGGCTGGAAGAACAATTGCCTCTGGTGGTACGGAATCTGGACCGTCGTTTTCTGCCCGTGAAGGCTGTGTCAGGTGACGAAACTGCCGTGGAGTCTCAGACTGTGTTCCGTCCGGTGCTGATTCCGGAACCGACGAGGAAGTCAAAGGCTCCTAAACGAGTGACAGCAAAAATCTATCCGCTTTATAACAAGCTGCCGCGCGGAGAAGTGTGTCCGGTTGCGATCGAGCTCAATGTTCAGAAGGGCTGGCATATCAATGCCAGCAGGCCAAGTCCGGACTTCCTGATTCCAACAGAAGTCACCCTCCGGACGAATCCAAAGGCCAAAGTCAGGATCACTCGAATCAAATATCCCAAACACAAGCTGCACAGGATCAAGGATGAACCGGAGCCCTATCATGTCTACGACGGTAAAGTGATGATTTATTGTCTGCTGGAAACGGACGCGAGTGAACGTCGCGATAAAACGACGCTTAAGTTTCATATTCGGTATCAGGCCTGCAATGACCGACAGTGTGAGAAGCCTGTGACCGAGGTCATGACCGGAACCCTGGCTCTGGCCGATCCCGGAGATGATATCAAAACGATTCATCGAAACAGATTTCCACAGGCAAACAAAGACCGGTCGTTTCGTGATGAGAAGGAATAG
- a CDS encoding PH domain-containing protein yields the protein MTEHPSIAAGMPGQALGTFYDCIPVRVFGLTVSHLLFALPTAPLAIGLYALQRLAGESFVLTNRSLQIWAARSGRCVSSVDLSQVADAEVTQAPGQKFFKAGDILVRNASGEIIQRLRGVPDALSFSNAIQRTAESRRLVQSAMETIEARG from the coding sequence ATGACAGAACATCCCTCTATTGCAGCGGGAATGCCGGGGCAGGCTCTTGGCACTTTCTATGACTGCATCCCGGTACGCGTGTTTGGACTGACGGTTTCTCATTTGCTGTTTGCATTGCCGACAGCACCGCTTGCCATTGGGCTCTACGCTCTGCAGCGACTTGCAGGTGAGTCTTTTGTGCTCACGAATCGGTCCCTGCAGATTTGGGCCGCTCGTTCAGGACGCTGTGTGTCATCGGTGGATTTGTCTCAGGTCGCTGACGCCGAAGTTACGCAGGCCCCCGGCCAGAAATTTTTTAAAGCCGGGGACATATTGGTGCGCAATGCTTCCGGCGAAATTATTCAGCGGCTGCGTGGTGTTCCGGATGCTCTGTCGTTCAGTAACGCAATTCAGCGGACAGCCGAATCCCGGCGGTTGGTGCAGTCAGCGATGGAGACAATTGAGGCACGCGGCTAA
- a CDS encoding transcriptional regulator: MTNQKRIPHDHADQLPAELIELRQLVDRTKLNDRREIDIAFKRVAESVQRRRRILNLVQEALAQLRLELKFLLFDLEITRKERDELRTQIEEDDPGF; encoded by the coding sequence ATGACGAATCAAAAACGGATCCCTCATGATCATGCGGATCAGTTGCCGGCAGAGCTGATTGAGCTGCGGCAGTTGGTTGACAGGACCAAACTGAATGACCGCCGTGAGATTGACATCGCATTCAAACGAGTCGCTGAATCGGTGCAACGCAGGCGGCGGATACTGAACCTGGTCCAGGAGGCCCTGGCACAACTCCGTCTGGAGTTAAAATTCCTGTTGTTTGATCTTGAAATCACGCGAAAAGAACGTGACGAACTTCGAACACAGATCGAAGAAGATGATCCCGGGTTTTGA
- the fbaA gene encoding class II fructose-bisphosphate aldolase gives MPIATPEQYAKMLDAAQQGGYAYPGINVTSITTLNAGMKGFADAGSDGIIQFSTGAGEFASGLNVKDAVHGVIVLAEAAHRLAEKYDILIGLHTDHCQPKKVDSFLKPLIAETAARRASGRGNLFNSHMYDGSELPLDQNISESIELLKLCAENEIILEVEAGVVGGEEDGIDHSDVADEKLYTTPEDMVQVYEALNGLGRFMFAATFGNVHGHYKPGAVKLRPEILKDGQKAVIEKYGAAAEFDLVFHGGSGTPSAQLKETLDYGVVKMNIDTDTQYAFTRPVADFILKNYDQVMMIDGEIGSKKAYDPRTTLKLAEAGVAARLQRACADLNSSGQSIFGKV, from the coding sequence ATGCCCATTGCGACACCCGAACAGTATGCAAAGATGCTGGATGCCGCTCAACAGGGTGGATATGCCTATCCAGGAATTAATGTGACGTCCATTACGACGTTGAATGCCGGGATGAAGGGATTTGCCGATGCCGGTTCGGACGGCATCATTCAGTTCTCCACGGGTGCTGGTGAATTTGCCTCGGGACTGAATGTCAAAGACGCGGTTCATGGCGTCATTGTGCTGGCCGAAGCTGCTCATCGACTGGCCGAAAAGTATGACATTCTGATTGGGTTGCACACCGACCATTGCCAGCCGAAGAAAGTCGATTCGTTCCTCAAACCGTTGATTGCGGAAACAGCCGCACGACGTGCTTCCGGCCGAGGAAATCTGTTTAATTCTCACATGTACGACGGGTCAGAACTGCCTCTGGATCAGAATATCTCTGAAAGCATTGAGCTGCTGAAGCTTTGTGCGGAAAACGAAATCATTCTGGAAGTCGAAGCCGGAGTCGTTGGTGGTGAAGAAGACGGCATCGATCATTCCGATGTCGCCGATGAAAAACTGTACACAACGCCCGAAGATATGGTCCAGGTCTATGAGGCGCTGAACGGCCTCGGGCGATTTATGTTCGCTGCGACTTTTGGCAACGTTCACGGACATTACAAGCCTGGTGCGGTGAAACTAAGGCCTGAGATTCTGAAGGACGGGCAGAAAGCCGTTATTGAAAAATACGGGGCTGCGGCAGAATTTGACCTGGTCTTTCATGGCGGATCAGGAACTCCCAGTGCTCAGTTGAAGGAGACACTGGACTACGGAGTCGTGAAGATGAACATCGACACGGATACGCAGTATGCGTTCACTCGTCCTGTTGCAGATTTCATCCTTAAGAATTACGACCAGGTGATGATGATCGACGGAGAGATTGGCAGCAAGAAAGCCTACGATCCCCGCACGACGCTCAAACTGGCTGAAGCGGGTGTGGCCGCCCGCCTGCAGCGGGCCTGTGCTGATCTGAACAGCAGCGGTCAGTCGATCTTTGGAAAAGTGTGA
- a CDS encoding methyltransferase domain-containing protein, whose amino-acid sequence MLKSLRNQMVFLTQFGKQFETTGSLVASSGFLARAITRFLSARPEHPVRVLECGPGTGAFTNQIVRKLRPGDAFDLVEVNESFVDVLNQRFESEKSWRAVRELSTIHEVPLEDFQTQGNYDFVISGLPLNNFPPKLVAEIMEVYFRLLKPGGMLSYFEYMYIRPVRRAISPGVSGNRIREIHRIVESYFSRYRVARDSVLLNTPPAWVQHLQANVIT is encoded by the coding sequence ATGCTCAAGTCGCTTCGTAATCAGATGGTCTTTCTGACTCAGTTCGGGAAACAGTTTGAAACCACCGGTTCACTGGTTGCCAGCAGCGGTTTTCTGGCAAGGGCTATTACACGGTTTCTTTCTGCTCGACCGGAACATCCCGTTCGGGTGCTGGAATGCGGACCGGGAACCGGAGCCTTCACAAACCAAATCGTTCGTAAGCTCCGACCGGGTGACGCATTTGACCTGGTCGAAGTCAACGAATCATTCGTCGATGTGCTCAATCAACGGTTCGAATCGGAGAAGTCATGGCGGGCCGTTCGGGAACTGTCTACGATTCATGAAGTGCCTTTAGAGGACTTTCAAACACAGGGGAATTACGATTTTGTGATCTCCGGTCTGCCGTTGAACAATTTTCCGCCAAAGCTGGTGGCAGAAATCATGGAAGTCTATTTTCGGTTACTGAAGCCTGGCGGTATGCTGAGTTACTTCGAATACATGTATATTCGACCGGTTCGCAGAGCGATTTCTCCGGGAGTCAGCGGCAACAGGATTCGCGAGATTCATCGAATCGTTGAATCGTATTTTTCCCGTTATCGAGTGGCTCGCGACAGTGTGCTTCTGAATACTCCGCCTGCATGGGTGCAGCATCTGCAGGCGAATGTCATTACCTAG